ACATGTCAGCATTACTTAACAGTTGCAGCATGAAAATCTAGGAAGCTAAAGTCCCCCAAAGCAACCCCCTGGCTCAATGGTACTAACCTGAATAACCCCATCACGGGATACGGATCCTCTGCAATTGTGTCATAGACGCTAGGCcaaaataccatttttataagTAATTAGCTTATAGAAGGATCGCGCCACAACCCATCCCAGTGTGAAACATTGAAAGCAGAGCAGCTCCTTCTGTTCTCTGTATGCTTTGTGAAGAGCAGCTACCGCTAGGCTGGGTCTAGCATCGAGGCACTTTTGGCTTCCCGTTTTTTATGGCACAACTGTTTAGGAATAAGGACCTGTTCCTATGGATTtctcataggaatgtgtcagtatccctttaaaagtataACTTagagggtttaaaggagaactaaagcttaacgaaAGACttaggctagaaatgatgtacattatgttttgggcttctgtacgagcccaaggcaaccacagccctttatcaataaagatctgtgtctccaaagttgccccagtagctccccatcttcttttctgctgattcactgcacatgctctgtgctgctgtcacttactgagcctagggacccactcacaatatacagtacacatagaatagaaatgtcacactataaggctgattagtaattaatacagataattactacatgacagcacagaaaccagtgcaattagcatcattagaatttaataaccagccttgTACCATCAGCTTACCGTATAtcacagacaaacctaattttctgcttgatcatttgagACGACcactaaatttagcttctcagagcccaatgagcatgtgagtgttgcagacacttttcaagatggtgacccaagaagtcctggatcattgctgctattgagaagctgaaatttaggctggtgcagcaagttcagtacataaaatatggcatttttagctatattaatttttagggttttgttaaAGCAAACAAGTGTTACCAGCATTATAAAGCTGATCTTGAATCTGAGGTAAGAACTTAGCAAAGAtgcatccctttaataaaaagacaTTCTCATAAAAGTTCTTACCTGTATGGGTCCTAACATGTGTTTTTAACTGGTTACATTGGGTAAAGGCTTTTGCACATAGGTGACACACATAAGGTTTAACACCTTTGTGAATTCGCATGTGCCGCCTCAGGCTGCTGGCTTCAGAAAACACTTTGCCGCAAGTGTTGCACACAGGTTTATTTTTGGAATATTTCGGATCCAGTTCTTTATCACAGCCCTCCATGGTACACACGTTGGTTATATCTGCAATATTTGATATGCAGTGTTCTTTCATAGCACAGTCCTGTTGCAACTTAGCTGGCTTCTGCTGTGTCATGGTTGCAGTTTCCAAGGAAATATTTTGTGACAGGAAGATCTCACAGTCTATTTCTGATGTAAAGGACAGCAAGCAAGTATTATCTTTGGCAACATGGTCTGCCGCCATCAGTTCAAGCTCCTTTGCATCCAAACTGAGAACAGCGGGGGTCTTTGGAGAAGAAAGCTGGCACTTAGATGATTTTTTCTTAACATGTTGATGAGAACGCAATGGTCTTTTCCACCGTttaattttctgtgatttttttcctttaatcccTTTCTTGACTTTGCTCTGTGAATAAGAGATTTCTATTGCGTCCACTTTCATAGCCTCTCTAGGATACAGAGAAGTGAAATATTCATTTTCATCGAGACTACTGCTTGTAGGAGCCAAATGTGTAACACTGGGTTTGGTCAATCCAACAAGAGATTCAATTTTGGTTCTGCATGTTGCAACTACATCCTCTAATCTCAGATGTTGTGCTGCCAGATTTATCTCCTCTAAATTACAACTGTAAAACACAAAGTAACATCAGAAAATATTTAGGTGTGCATGTGTATCTTTTTTAGAGTAGAATTCTAAAgagaatatgtgtgtgtgttggtgtgaaAGTAAATGTGGGTCTGCACAAGATTGTAGGTCGGTGTGAGAGCTGCTCTTTCCTTGTGTGTGATTGGTCTCAAACGTTGTGATATGTATTTTACACACATGTAATGCTTAATTAAACTATAATATAATACTATGTAATTGCGAGTACTGCTGTGTCTGCATGAACAACTTATACAGCCATAATTTTACAACAGGATCTTGGTTTCTCAAAGGTAATTTTCAATGTGTTTTCTTTGTACAAAGCTGCCGCACAATTGTACAGCTGAATTACAAATAGTACCACAACAAATGGGAATAAAACAACAGTCTCACCACTAAATCTAAGCAGTTTGGGCTCTAGTAGCTGCTAAACCATTTAATAGACAATACTGCAGCACggtcaaatttcaatttttttttttactccaatacatttgaatatactcacaatggaaggttaagaaaaaactttaaggTCTAATATTCGCTCAAATAGTCctgacccaaaaattcgaattgagttttccctcCGAATAAAAAACTCATTGTCCTACCAAAGCCCTAATTTTTGGCCAAGTTCCAGATCCATAACTGATATGAAAGCTTGCTCTACAAAATAATAAAGTGTGGGAtatgaacatgtttttttttctttctaagatTTAACtataaaggggtcgttcaccttccaaacaatatTTAGGTTCAATAGTTGTTCACTAGaaatatgctttttttcccaattgttttccattttttactggttttccagaattaaagtttaaagttcaGAGGTCTTCGTGTCTTTTTCCAGCGCTTCAGAAATTTCCGCCtattttggagcatgcgcagttgtcgcaaactggtaaattgctccaactgcgcatgcttcgCTGGTCTCCTTCTCAGCTTACCAAAGACCCGAAAGAGATGGCTGCGGTGGACTCTGATGCTGTCACTCTGCACCGACAGAACTGTACGTGCCACAAGATGCAGACCATGGCCGGAATGGGGGGCGGGGTGCTTGCTGAATTGgaactaatggtggccatacacggagagatccgctcgtttggcgatgtcgccaaacaagcggatctctctctgatatgcccaccttgagatgggcaatatcgggctgatccgatcgtgggccctagggcccaacgatcggatcctaacgaatgggaacgggcggtcggatcgtgggaccgtatcaacgaacagatgcggtcgcgatccgacgggattttttgtcccatccgatcgagatctggccatctcgatcagggaagcccgtcgggggcccctatacacgggccaataaactgccgacttgacctgtcggcagcttttataggcccttgtatggccaccttaaaatgctTAGTATCCTGccctgcttgattttttttaccaGCATAACTACACTTAGAAATTGTGCATCTGCTTCCTTCTGCTTTAACATCAGTGTGTACTGACATGAGATTTCAGCTGAATCTGCTGAAGCAGAAGAATGTGGATTGGAATATTCACCCCTGCCGTACTCCAAAAAAGAAATTGACAGGTGTGACAGAACGAGTGGgtgtgcaagagcactaagggccaAGTAAATGATCTCTAATGACCACTTTGCTACCAGACAACACTATTGTTTGCTTCAGGTTATCAGATTTGTAAACCACTGAAGGGCTAATGGAGTTGATAAACTATTGTTTATCATTTAGAGTTCACTCACaagtacagggatccccaaccttttgaacctgtgagcaacattcagaagtaaaaggagttggggagcaaaatgagcatgaaaaatgttcttgattggccatttggtagcccctacagtatgtggattgtcaacctacattgaggctctatttggcagtgttcctggtttttacacaaccaaaacttgcctccaagcctggaatttaaaaataagcacctactttgaggtcactgggagcaacagccaaggggttggagtaTTGAACGCCTTTTAGGACATCATCGGGAGAACAGACGCTCCTAATGAAGTATGCAGACTTCTCTTAttttactcactgatctgaagAGCCTGAAGTCACACATCCGTGCTGCCAACATATCCTGTTGCAATCTCCTTCCTctgtcctccctcctcagccctcagtaGAAACGCTCTctatcctcagccctccctcctcagacctcagctcgtaagccaggctgatggctgaggatggagagcgtTTGTACCGAGGGCTGAGGACGGAGAGCGTTTGTACGGAGGGCTGAGGATGAAGAGTGTTTGTACTGAGGACCGAGGGCTGAAGGCTAATGCCTGAGGATGGAGGGCTGTGGAGGAATAGCTGATGGCTGAAGGCTGAGTGGACCGAgaacggaggtgtgactgcagccttTCAGGATGGATGAGAGAAAAAGCAGGCGATGCAGCATTCCTCTACCTTACATCGCATGCAGGACAGCATTTcccctgaggatgtcctaaaatgctttccgtattggagagcaacatgttgctcacgagctactggttggggatcactgcagtagtaTTTCAATTTCAAAAGACTTTACTTGGTAGAATTTAAAACAAACAACTCAGTCATATAGTACTACATGGACTGTATATTTATCTAGTTTGCAGTGCTATTGTCAGATAAGGCAATCCCTTAGTATCTCCATTAGGTTTCCTTCAAGACTTTACTTGGtagaatataaaacaaacaactCAGTCATATAGTATTACATGGACTGTATATCTATCCAGTTTGCAGTGCTATTGTCAGATAATGCAACTTGAGTTTTGATTTTTACCTATCATAATTTAAATTCCCACTGTAAATGAAATCCAGGAGTGTTTGGAATCCAGACGGTGTCACTTTGATCTGATCCAAGAGTACAATGCTGTCCAACGAGTCCTTGAAATACGCCCTGAAATAGTCACTGAAGGAGGCCAGCACATTTCTGTGAGCTTTGAAGTGGAAGTCTCCAATTAGAATGGTGCAGTCACACAGGAAGCCTGACTGTCTCTGCTTGTTTAGTGTATCTAATAACTGTCTGCTGTGATCAGAAAGTGCCATCCTGACAGCCTCTGGCGTTCCATGCCTAATAGAGACAGAAGAATTGCCACAGTAAAGACAATTGATAACACAACAAACAGCCAATTACACAGAGACAAACCAACAAATGGAAATGCTGCGAGTTTACTGCATGCGATATGGATACAAGTGCAGCCACGATCATATACACAAGGCCCCATGGGGTGAGCAGTCATCTAAGACCGGAGGATTTTTGGGGTTCCCGGGTCGCTGCAGTGAGCTGAAGACTTCGGAAAGAAGATCAGGAACTGGGGAGCCTGCGGGGGGAAGTTAAACTTGACTTCCGAAGTCTGCAGCTCAATGGCTAAGCGGCTAATTCATGTAAAGGCATACTGCCAAATAGTCCCGCGGAACACTCCCCGATTTCCTAACACAGCCCGGATCGCCATTTAGAACTCCCACAAAGATGTAAACTGCTAGCTCCTTGCCTCTTGTCTTACAGAGAAATCCCGACGCCACACatctcatcacgcgagactgtTGCGTCACGACTACGTAAGCGCAGTTACGCGTCACGTAGCCGACTTGTGGGAGTACACAAGTGCAACCTGGCAGTGGCTGGAGGTTTTCTGACAATCTGCTTTCATCTTGACCTCCCTCTAATAATTctgttacagaataaaaaataaaaatactttccgCAGGCGTTGGTTGACTGTAATGCTCTCTCCACCTCAGCTCCCAATATTTCCCTGAGAAATCATTCATTTGTTTTCTGTTCAGACCTCAGACTTGTGTCAGGGAACTAATAAAATACTTTACCTAGTTACCAGCAGTACCTGTATCCTTCAGAGCCTCTTTTTCCAATTTCATCAAaaataattcgaataaaaaaagaccaactgaaacttTTTTGTTCGAATGGTACGATTCAAAGTAACAGCGCAATCGATCAAGTTCGATTcagagtttttccaaaaaaaacctttgattttttaaagtcaaccaattgactccacataggttctaggaggtctcccataggctaaaacagcaatttgacaggttttagattagggatgcaccaaatctaggattccgCCAGAatgcagcctttttcagcaggattcggccaaatccttctgccatgccgaaccgaatcctaatttgcatatgcaaattatgggtggggagggaaattgcgggacttcttgtcacaaaacaaggaagtaaaaaatgtattcccattcccacccctaatttgcatatgcaaattaggatccggttggtattcggccgaatcttctgcgaaggattcggtggttcagctgaatccaaaatagtggatccggtgcatccctattttagatggcaaatggtcgaagttgaattttcaaagagacagtacctgataaatttgatattcaaattttcgttttttttttttcaaattcgaatcgaatttggactattccctagtcaaagcaGTTGCCTATTCTTCACCATCATTCCTGTCTGCCAGACTATGATACTATTAAGGGACGAAGAGAGATGAAATcacagaaaaggagaaaaaggggATGCAGGTTAAAAATGAGGTGGAGGGACATTTTGGGGGAATGAAAGATAGTAGACAAAacacatacgggggaatgtaataaaagtcggtaacggaaaaactattcgcaatgagaaaagttatgcctttacaaattttgctttgcgcgaatttattATAGCTTTGGCGAACACAGaaaccatttgcgaattttatagtttgcgccaatgcgcaatcaatataataaaactttttaccaaagaagtcgttatgtttgctccaaaagattacgacaccttcaagcacttcttaagagtgcacaattaaaatttgcaatgcgctattacaattcacaatgcaataacagtttaaggaacaatattacattgcgagatgtggatttttattcttattggtgtgaattgttttgctctttgcgactttaattacattccccgaTAGGCACTTAGAGCAGAGGGTATTGCATAAATGTATTTCTTGTTTAGAAGAGAACAGGGTGCTGTAAATGACTCACTGAGTAGagaatgtggtccgggtgcaccagccccagacccccagctttagagAGCTGTACGGcaaaagaagaagcagggccgaccggcacagGACCAGaggaattcaattaaaaaatatttttatttctacaaagtttaaaatataaatctgcatctccattCACCCTATGCGTTTCACACCCATTCAGGGCGCTTAGTCATGGTCTcttgagcccatgactaagtgccctgaatTCCTCTGGTAGTGGTCCTGCCAgttggccctgcttcttcttttttcttgttttcatgcCAAAATGTGCTCAGTGTATGTGTACACAGGCCAatggtacagagggtggttgttaatggaacattctctacttggagtaaggttcttagtggggtcccccagggctcagtattgggtccacttttatttaacttgttcagtaatgacttaggggagggtgttgtaagtaatgtatcagtgtttgcagatgacacaaaattatccagcccaataaattccatccaggatgtggcatccttgcaacatgatcttgacaaactggcaatctgggcagctaagtggctaatgagattcaatgttgataaatgtaaagtcatgcacctgggatataaaaatatccaagccacttatacccttaatggtactgcactaggcaaatccattatggaaacggaccttggagtccttgtagatgataaacttggctgtagcaagcaatgccagcatcaagggcaattaaggtcttgagctgtattaaaaggggcatagagtcaagggaggagagggtcattcttccactgtatagagcacttgtaaggcctcatctagaatatgccatacagttttggtctccatcactcaaacaggacactattgtattagagagggtacagagaagggcaactaagctggtaaaaggtattgaaaatcttagctatgaggaaagactggccaaattggggatgttcacgctggagaagaggcgcttaagggtgatatgataactatgtataaatatataaggggatcatataataatctctctaatgctttatttaccagtaggtctttccagctgacacgaggtcacccattccgattagaagaaaagaggttccgcctaaatattcggaaggggttttttaaggtgagagctgtgaagatttggaattctctccctgaatcagttgtacaggctgatacattagatagctttaagaaggggttggattgctttttagcaagtgagggaatacagggttatgggaaatagctcatagtccaagttgatccagggactagttgatccagggactagtccgattgccattttggagtcaggaaggaatttttccccctccaaggcaaattggagaggcttcagatggttttttttgccttcctctggatcaactggcagataggtagttaataaaaaaaaaaaaaaggttgaactcgatggacatgtgtcttttttcaaccttacttacaaTGTTACTAAGTAATGTATAGTGCATGTTAGTGCAGAGGAACAATGGGGTGGACCGCGGATGAGAGGTGTAATTAAAGGAGACAGCTTTAACCATCCTACCAAAAGGTATAAAATAGCCCTAAAATGTTTTGCAACATGCAACATCAAACAGATGTTTATTTACTTAAATGTCCCTGTGGTATAGCCTATATAGGACAAACTATGAGATCCATAAAGGCGAGAATTAAAGAACATAAGGGGTACATTAGTAACTTTAAAGAGAAAACAAGCACTGACACAGTAGTCTCCCGACACTTTTATGAAGCAAGACAAAATCAGACCCAACTGCGTTGGCAAGTATTGGAAGTAGTCAAACTGCCAGCACGGGGAGGGGATTTGCAAAAATTGCTATTACACCGTGAGGCTGTTTGGATTAAAAAGCTGAATAGTTTAGCATAAAAGGTTTCCTTTAACTGAAATGTTGTTTTATCTTAATATATGATATTTTGATACAATTGTATAGAATATGGGTCTTTAATAGGATACAATGTATCGGGTTCAATTGACATTTGTTGTGTCTTTCCATTTACAGATAAAGCTGTTATAGTTAAAATATGAAAGCAACACAGGGTAAGATCTGTTCATTTTATTACTTGAAATAAGGTAGAATGTAAACCATTTACCCCTCTGTTGAATGATCCACCGGTAGACCCCGTTGATTTAATGTGAGGTAGTTCCCTTAAATGTGGCCTAATGAATTGCTTTTTTGGGGTTAAGGCTCTAAAAACATCCAGGTCTAGGCCTTTGAGCAATTACCCAGGAATGAACCTTGAACTTTGGAACACTTCTTGGACTTATTCATGCACCAATGGACACAGAGAGGTGGGACTTTGGATAATTGGTTAAGTGATTTAACTTTTATTTGTGTGGTGTGgttgtacacttgacaaagggcatctGAGCTCGAAACATATAGTTTGATACTCCTAATAAAAGAAGATTGCAGCGAAGTTCTGCGCCTCTGCTCCCTCCATTCTTGTGTATTCAGTGGATGAGAGTGCATTGGTTTCTCTTCCCTGTGGAGAAAACACAGGCAGAGGGATGTCGAGGCAAAACTATGTGTGCCCTTATGCTAAGCCTTATGGCACACTGAGCATTTTCTCTGCCAGTGTAAAAATACTGCTTGTAATTGACAGTGACGGTATGGACCTTTAAATAACAATGGGCTTAAGTAACTCATTTAAAAAGGTTACATGGGGGCCCTTCCAAAGTCTGTGAGAAATTTCCTCACCTCATGGTATGGTGTGCTGTGGGAGACTCTGGGAGGGACTTTTTACACAAATAAGCACAAATGAAATGAGCACCATACCCCCTATCTACTGCAATGTGTATAACAGCTCAGTCTTCCTTCCACTGTTAGGTTAATAGTGGCATAATACTGGAACCAGGCAGGGGCACATTGTAGGGCTGTTTAATCTTTTATAACATGGTTTGATATGAAGGGTAAAGGCTCTTTTATTTCCTTGATAGTATTTCCCATTTAGTACTTTAAACTAAATGCAATTTTGTTGGTTAAGGTTGAGTCCAGACCCATGATAGAGCACATCCATAACCAGAGAAACATAAAGGGCAAGATTTAATTGGGTGGGATGAGTACAATCACATGTCAATCAATCAATGTGTAAGTGTTACTTGGACATAGACGATTATCTCATATGACTTATATGACATGCATTACCAATATTATAACTTTACCCAAGAGCAGTGCCAGAGGACCATAGGTAACGCAGTCCACCCAGCTGGGGGTTGAACTATGAGGGGAACAAGGGCCTGAACTAGGGATTGAcgacagaagaggtacatgcctggtttgatattttaagacataataaaagttacattttagctTTATACAATCCCTCCCTGATATAAACCCTTTGTCAATTAACCATACATACCATCCAGTGTAGCAATTTCTCACAGACTTGATAAGTAAGATTGTGTTTATCAGTTTCTACCTGAAAATACATATAATCTGTTATCTTTATTGAATGAAAACTGCTAATGGCTATGTGTGTAAGTaagatattatttacattttggctTTCTGTAAGAATGAGAGCTAAAACTCACAagcctttaggctagggccagggAGAAGGGCAGACTGAGAATCTGCTGCCCCACCGCTCCTTTTCTGCTGTGCTGGCTGCACCCAGAATCActaccggttacccaaaaaacatttttaaggacttttgcaggctatcactccgaaaaaaggaaaagacgccagtggtttttgggacttagaacatttttccactaaaattgaggaagtcctatgcaccccattgcacttcacctggtctgagttggcgaaggcaagtctggcaaaagaggtaacgttcagtaaaatccgcatcttaatgaatttgcggagttacgtccattcgacagagtgaaaatttgcctggcgttaagcgtgcgaagcaacgctagcatctatctccttcacttGCGAAGTGACGTCTGCGCCCGTttgtaaatcggcaaagtaacaacaTTATATCATGCTGGCGAATCATcacagcgttagtcacttcgccctttagtaaatgtgccccataatctttgcaactggttttcccTAGCAGGATTTTCAAATCACTAACTCATCTTACTTAGTCTGGCATGGTCTTTGctgggcatttttatcaaagaaTCATAAAGAGGTGAGGTCCCTGATGGGAGAAAGTCTTCAGCCAAACCCAGTgcacacttaaaggaacaataacatcaaaaaaggctaagtaagtaagtaattatgttttgaaaatttaatgtagtgttgccctgcactggtaaaatgtttctgtttgtttcagaaacactactataatttatataaacaagctgctgttaagTTATGGATGCAAATGAAATAGggataattaatatagataaacTTCATACCTACCATACGCATTTAAAACCAGAGTAGGACATAATGAGGTATGTTTAGGTTTAGATTTAGTTTTGATTTTGACTGAGATTATGATGCTGATGATTCATTACTGGAAAAGTTGAAAACATACTGTAACAaatcattatattataataagatATAAAACGATATAATTGGAAGCCTGACGCCTGTAAAATACAGCCCCCCTTGTTTCTTTTTCCCCTCTTTTCCATTTTACCCAACAACAAAACGTAACTTGTCAATTTGGAAAGTGCTTTTATTGATGTAATTTACACATGTTATATGAGCATTTCTATGTAACACTTTGTAATGTACAAAAATATCTtcaataaaaagttttaaaaaataatagggATAATtgacacaggataaatagtgCATAACAGCTAAACTCTGTAGAACactattatattctacagagctacCTGATATGTAATCTgagtctttttttctttgaatggttacacagcagctcatttacataaactttagtagtgtctgaagcaaacacacaagttttaccagtgcagggcaacaatacattatattttactcAACCGTAGATCAGTTCCGGTACACGCCACTAGAGAAGAGATGAGGAAGAAAAAGGAGAGT
The genomic region above belongs to Xenopus laevis strain J_2021 chromosome 5L, Xenopus_laevis_v10.1, whole genome shotgun sequence and contains:
- the LOC108717019 gene encoding myoneurin isoform X3 — encoded protein: MCGVGISLHGTPEAVRMALSDHSRQLLDTLNKQRQSGFLCDCTILIGDFHFKAHRNVLASFSDYFRAYFKDSLDSIVLLDQIKVTPSGFQTLLDFIYSGNLNYDSCNLEEINLAAQHLRLEDVVATCRTKIESLVGLTKPSVTHLAPTSSSLDENEYFTSLYPREAMKVDAIEISYSQSKVKKGIKGKKSQKIKRWKRPLRSHQHVKKKSSKCQLSSPKTPAVLSLDAKELELMAADHVAKDNTCLLSFTSEIDCEIFLSQNISLETATMTQQKPAKLQQDCAMKEHCISNIADITNVCTMEGCDKELDPKYSKNKPVCNTCGKVFSEASSLRRHMRIHKGVKPYVCHLCAKAFTQCNQLKTHVRTHTGEKPYQCKKCDKGFAQKCQLVFHSRMHHGEEKPYKCDVCNLQFATSSNLKIHARKHSGEKPYVCDRCGQRFAQASTLTYHVRRHTGEKPYVCDTCGKAFAVSSSLITHARKHTGEKPYICGVCRKSFISSGELNKHFRSHTGERPFVCEVCGNSYTDVKNLKKHKLKMHKGSEEAIEMKSAENSSSSEDSTRKSPEPESLELKPSDLFLPLTLHISPDDPQMLLPVSDNRGLSSETLLRASVPSYSEPQFIFLQQMY
- the LOC108717019 gene encoding myoneurin isoform X2, with product MAIRAVLGNRHGTPEAVRMALSDHSRQLLDTLNKQRQSGFLCDCTILIGDFHFKAHRNVLASFSDYFRAYFKDSLDSIVLLDQIKVTPSGFQTLLDFIYSGNLNYDSCNLEEINLAAQHLRLEDVVATCRTKIESLVGLTKPSVTHLAPTSSSLDENEYFTSLYPREAMKVDAIEISYSQSKVKKGIKGKKSQKIKRWKRPLRSHQHVKKKSSKCQLSSPKTPAVLSLDAKELELMAADHVAKDNTCLLSFTSEIDCEIFLSQNISLETATMTQQKPAKLQQDCAMKEHCISNIADITNVCTMEGCDKELDPKYSKNKPVCNTCGKVFSEASSLRRHMRIHKGVKPYVCHLCAKAFTQCNQLKTHVRTHTGEKPYQCKKCDKGFAQKCQLVFHSRMHHGEEKPYKCDVCNLQFATSSNLKIHARKHSGEKPYVCDRCGQRFAQASTLTYHVRRHTGEKPYVCDTCGKAFAVSSSLITHARKHTGEKPYICGVCRKSFISSGELNKHFRSHTGERPFVCEVCGNSYTDVKNLKKHKLKMHKGSEEAIEMKSAENSSSSEDSTRKSPEPESLELKPSDLFLPLTLHISPDDPQMLLPVSDNRGLSSETLLRASVPSYSEPQFIFLQQMY
- the LOC108717019 gene encoding myoneurin isoform X1, which encodes MAIRAVLGNRGVFRGTIWQHGTPEAVRMALSDHSRQLLDTLNKQRQSGFLCDCTILIGDFHFKAHRNVLASFSDYFRAYFKDSLDSIVLLDQIKVTPSGFQTLLDFIYSGNLNYDSCNLEEINLAAQHLRLEDVVATCRTKIESLVGLTKPSVTHLAPTSSSLDENEYFTSLYPREAMKVDAIEISYSQSKVKKGIKGKKSQKIKRWKRPLRSHQHVKKKSSKCQLSSPKTPAVLSLDAKELELMAADHVAKDNTCLLSFTSEIDCEIFLSQNISLETATMTQQKPAKLQQDCAMKEHCISNIADITNVCTMEGCDKELDPKYSKNKPVCNTCGKVFSEASSLRRHMRIHKGVKPYVCHLCAKAFTQCNQLKTHVRTHTGEKPYQCKKCDKGFAQKCQLVFHSRMHHGEEKPYKCDVCNLQFATSSNLKIHARKHSGEKPYVCDRCGQRFAQASTLTYHVRRHTGEKPYVCDTCGKAFAVSSSLITHARKHTGEKPYICGVCRKSFISSGELNKHFRSHTGERPFVCEVCGNSYTDVKNLKKHKLKMHKGSEEAIEMKSAENSSSSEDSTRKSPEPESLELKPSDLFLPLTLHISPDDPQMLLPVSDNRGLSSETLLRASVPSYSEPQFIFLQQMY
- the LOC108717019 gene encoding myoneurin isoform X4, with amino-acid sequence MALSDHSRQLLDTLNKQRQSGFLCDCTILIGDFHFKAHRNVLASFSDYFRAYFKDSLDSIVLLDQIKVTPSGFQTLLDFIYSGNLNYDSCNLEEINLAAQHLRLEDVVATCRTKIESLVGLTKPSVTHLAPTSSSLDENEYFTSLYPREAMKVDAIEISYSQSKVKKGIKGKKSQKIKRWKRPLRSHQHVKKKSSKCQLSSPKTPAVLSLDAKELELMAADHVAKDNTCLLSFTSEIDCEIFLSQNISLETATMTQQKPAKLQQDCAMKEHCISNIADITNVCTMEGCDKELDPKYSKNKPVCNTCGKVFSEASSLRRHMRIHKGVKPYVCHLCAKAFTQCNQLKTHVRTHTGEKPYQCKKCDKGFAQKCQLVFHSRMHHGEEKPYKCDVCNLQFATSSNLKIHARKHSGEKPYVCDRCGQRFAQASTLTYHVRRHTGEKPYVCDTCGKAFAVSSSLITHARKHTGEKPYICGVCRKSFISSGELNKHFRSHTGERPFVCEVCGNSYTDVKNLKKHKLKMHKGSEEAIEMKSAENSSSSEDSTRKSPEPESLELKPSDLFLPLTLHISPDDPQMLLPVSDNRGLSSETLLRASVPSYSEPQFIFLQQMY